Part of the Engraulis encrasicolus isolate BLACKSEA-1 chromosome 23, IST_EnEncr_1.0, whole genome shotgun sequence genome is shown below.
TCTCGATACGGGCTATCTCAGCCTACATGAAAGCACCGGTGACCTGTACACCACACAGCAGATCATAGATAGAGAGGACGCGTGCCCCCATCCACAAGACAGTGACTGCACTATCACTGTGTATGCGGTTGTTGGCCCTCAACACGCCACAGAAGTGGTGGAGATCGTGCTGATTGTGGAGGACGTGAACGATAAAGCACCCACCTTTCATGAGGGTGTCATAGACCTGAGTGTGGCGGAGGACGTACAAGTAGGAACACGCTTTGTCTTGGACGGTGAGGCTCACGATGCGGACTCTGGCGTCAACGGGGAGATCAGCTACTATTTACAGGGCGATGGTGAGTTTTTTAGTTTAACACAGGACGGGCCCTCTATTGTGCTGGTTCTGGCAAAGCAACTGGACCGTGAAACCCAGGCCCGCCACCAGATGACCCTCATCGCTGAGGACCACGGCTCAAAACCCCTCTCAGGTACCGCCACTCTCGTGGTCACCGTGACCGACGTCAATGACAACTGCCCGGTGTTCGATCTGGACAGCCCCCGCTCGGCCACCATTCATGGAAACGCATCCAAGGGCACCTGGGTGACTCAGGTAAGAGGAGGGGTGGGATACGCCGCACGATACACATGGCACGATATAATACTATTGCGATGTATTATATAATTGTGAtacgcatcacgatacacataccACGATACAATACTATCACGATGTATTGCGATACATGTGTCATTGCGATGTGTGGCAAAATTCAACATACTTCAGTTGGCAAAATGTCAGTGGTGCCAGTGGTGGAAcatttgcacacagggccccagcgCTAAACACTGAAAGGGCCTCCCATAGGTTACTATAGGGCGCCCACTATCAATACTAGAGGGCCCTGCTCGCCCCCTGTATTGCTCTGCGGATGCTTGTGAACCATTCAATGTTTTGACTTAACTTTATCTTCTTTAAAATCATTTGGTGTCACAAATCTACATACAGTAGTATATTGTGAAAAGTGGCATCGCTATATAATTGTCatgacattgtttttttgtgtgcacatCCCTCTAGGTGAGAGCCACTGACAGGGACGAGGCCCACAACGGGGCTGTGGCCTACACGTTCAGCAGGAAGAACTCCGATAAGGCGCTGGCCCTCTTCCACCTGGACCGCCACAGCGGACTGGTCACCTTAGCTGCCGATGTGGCGGCAGCCACCGGCACCAGCGACGGTGACAGCGGCTACGCCGCCGCGGAGGACTTTGTGCTCAAAGTGCTGGCCAGCAGCCCCCTCTGCTCCCCCGCCGTCTCTGAGGTAACCGTATCCGTGCGGCCGGTGACAAGGCCCGAGCCGGCCATCAAGATCAGGTTCATAGCCGAGCATGAAAACCAAACCATACTGTTACAGGAGAACGCGCAGCCCGCGGCTCTGGCCCTTGTCGAGCTGCTGCTGCACGACGATGCCCTCGGTGACAGCCCgaacagtgacagcagcagtagcagcagcagcagcaacaggagcAGTACACTCACCCTTTCCATAGAAGGGGATGACGTGCCATTCACCCTGAAAGCGCAGACCAAAAACGGCAACTATCTCCTTTCATCATCAAAGCCGCTGGATTTTGAGACATGCTCCGAATACCACATTGCTATTGTGGTGATAAACGCCCGGGGCGAGCGGCTGCAAAACAGGAAAGTGATCAAAGTGCTGCTGCTGGACGTGAATGATAACGCCCCCCAGTTCGAGCAGACTCACTATCAGGTGGACGTGATGGAGAACAACGACCCAGGTGCGAACATCATCCGTGTCAAGGCCACCGACCCAGACAGCCGGCGCAACGGTAAGGTGTCTTATAGGCTGGGCAAGAACACCTACCCGATGTTCCGCGTCGACCCGGCGACCGGTTGGCTG
Proteins encoded:
- the pcdh20 gene encoding protocadherin-20, translating into MGHGICDNMNAAALLQKVLFVIILKQTMCKTLTLRLPEEQPEGVYVGTLGRDYLPPYSLLDTGYLSLHESTGDLYTTQQIIDREDACPHPQDSDCTITVYAVVGPQHATEVVEIVLIVEDVNDKAPTFHEGVIDLSVAEDVQVGTRFVLDGEAHDADSGVNGEISYYLQGDGEFFSLTQDGPSIVLVLAKQLDRETQARHQMTLIAEDHGSKPLSGTATLVVTVTDVNDNCPVFDLDSPRSATIHGNASKGTWVTQVRATDRDEAHNGAVAYTFSRKNSDKALALFHLDRHSGLVTLAADVAAATGTSDGDSGYAAAEDFVLKVLASSPLCSPAVSEVTVSVRPVTRPEPAIKIRFIAEHENQTILLQENAQPAALALVELLLHDDALGDSPNSDSSSSSSSSNRSSTLTLSIEGDDVPFTLKAQTKNGNYLLSSSKPLDFETCSEYHIAIVVINARGERLQNRKVIKVLLLDVNDNAPQFEQTHYQVDVMENNDPGANIIRVKATDPDSRRNGKVSYRLGKNTYPMFRVDPATGWLSVTVSLDRERQEFYTVRVLARDGADPPLESSVAVSIHVLDENDNVPAFLTPHFIFFVSESTPRLAAVGKIGVTDTDRGDNGHVEVRVVNGTGPFVMDSAKGTLRCTEELDREQRDRYDLLLLALDAGRPPLSSTARVTIYVEDVNDNQPQVILPSSNLTCLTVPPSTPAGAMVTRIFAVDLDSGSNSDITYHLVGSEPAYANADGVHGCPFRIDTRSGNVSLAQRLAGQDHGMHHLFIVVSDGGKPAPLQTTVWVNLLVNETSAQCHLSSVPKSLPSRLPRPTVPNQCQGGSASEQLGGQNPHVILLIGLGMVAVSLCLLSIAVGLFVKQRNMRHHHHHSLSHSQAREIIPLGDSRDCSEQWEKESA